Proteins encoded together in one Neosynechococcus sphagnicola sy1 window:
- the hoxU gene encoding bidirectional hydrogenase complex protein HoxU: MSVKTLKLDGIDVAIAEGSTILQAAAEAGVTIPTLCYLKGVSAVGACRLCMVELAGSPRLFPACVTQVEEGMEVSTQSPKLQDYRRMIVELLFAEGNHVCAICVANGNCELQDVAVAVGMDHSRFPYRFPDRPVDMSHPLFAIDHNRCILCTRCVRVCDEIEGAHVWDVAQRGADCYITSGLNQPWGEVSACTSCGKCVDACPTGAIFRKSETTGEKVRDRDKLEFLATAREKQQWTR, encoded by the coding sequence ATGTCGGTTAAAACACTGAAACTAGACGGTATTGATGTGGCGATCGCCGAAGGGTCAACCATTCTGCAAGCCGCAGCAGAAGCGGGGGTTACCATTCCCACCCTGTGTTATCTCAAGGGCGTTTCAGCGGTGGGGGCCTGCCGCCTGTGCATGGTGGAGCTTGCTGGGTCTCCCCGGTTATTCCCCGCCTGTGTCACCCAGGTAGAAGAAGGGATGGAGGTTTCCACCCAAAGCCCCAAGCTCCAGGACTACCGCCGCATGATTGTGGAGTTGCTATTCGCCGAAGGCAATCACGTCTGCGCCATTTGTGTTGCCAATGGGAACTGTGAGTTACAAGATGTCGCCGTTGCAGTTGGCATGGATCATTCCCGCTTCCCCTACCGGTTTCCCGATCGCCCTGTGGATATGTCCCATCCCTTGTTTGCCATTGACCACAATCGTTGTATTCTCTGCACCCGGTGTGTGCGGGTTTGCGATGAGATTGAGGGAGCCCATGTTTGGGATGTGGCGCAACGGGGCGCAGACTGCTACATCACCTCAGGACTCAACCAACCCTGGGGCGAGGTCAGCGCCTGTACCTCCTGTGGCAAATGTGTGGATGCCTGTCCCACGGGGGCGATTTTCCGCAAGAGCGAGACCACCGGGGAAAAAGTTCGCGATCGCGACAAGCTGGAATTTTTAGCCACCGCACGGGAGAAGCAGCAATGGACAAGATAA
- a CDS encoding oxidoreductase produces MSVWWNGGVANQDNLELIHAVRHRTKLLISFGDCAVTANVPGMRNMLGGTDSVLRRAYLELADTGQQFPHEPGIVPELLDRVLPVHEVVPVDIFMPGCPPSADRIKSTLEPLLRGELPLMVGREMIKFG; encoded by the coding sequence ATGTCTGTCTGGTGGAACGGGGGGGTGGCCAATCAGGACAATTTAGAACTGATCCATGCTGTGCGTCACCGCACGAAGCTGTTGATTTCCTTTGGGGATTGTGCGGTGACGGCCAATGTCCCCGGCATGCGAAACATGCTGGGGGGAACCGATTCGGTGTTAAGACGCGCCTATCTAGAACTGGCGGATACCGGGCAGCAGTTCCCCCATGAACCAGGAATTGTACCGGAGTTGTTGGATCGGGTGTTACCGGTTCATGAAGTCGTGCCCGTGGATATCTTTATGCCGGGATGTCCGCCCTCGGCAGATCGCATTAAATCCACCTTAGAACCTTTACTGCGGGGGGAACTGCCCCTGATGGTCGGGCGGGAGATGATCAAATTTGGCTAG
- a CDS encoding Ni/Fe hydrogenase subunit alpha — protein MSRTVVIDPVTRIEGHAKISIFLDDAGEVSDARFHVVEYRGFEKFCEGRPFTEMAGITARICGICPVSHLLAAAKTGDKILAVQIPPAAEKLRRLMNLAQLTQSHALSFFHLSSPDFLLGWDSDPAKRNVFGLIDANPDLARAGIRLRQFGQTIIELLGARKIHAAWTVPGGVRSPLSEEGRQWICDRLPESFATLHLALDLFKGMLDGPLQAEVNLFGAFPSLFMGLVGATGEWEHYGGHLRFTDSQGQIVADHLSEDDYQTFLGEAVEPWSYLKFPYYKPWGYPDGIYRVGPLARLNVCDRIGMPGADQELQNLRDRAQGTPTSSFLYHYARLIEILACLEHIQALMDDPDILSHRVRAHGGVNQLHAIGVSEAPRGTLFHHYRVDEDGLIKAVNLIIATGQNNLAMNKTVAQIAKEYIHNASNGHEISEGLLNRVEAGIRCFDPCLSCSTHAAGQMPLHLQLVNAKGDVVSERFAN, from the coding sequence ATGTCCAGAACTGTCGTTATTGATCCCGTGACCCGCATTGAAGGCCATGCGAAAATCTCGATTTTTCTTGATGATGCAGGGGAAGTCTCCGATGCTCGCTTCCATGTGGTGGAATATCGTGGCTTCGAGAAATTTTGTGAAGGTCGCCCCTTCACCGAAATGGCTGGGATTACGGCTCGAATTTGTGGGATCTGCCCGGTCAGTCATCTCCTGGCGGCTGCCAAAACCGGAGATAAAATTCTCGCCGTCCAGATTCCCCCAGCAGCAGAAAAATTGCGGCGATTGATGAACCTAGCACAACTGACCCAATCCCACGCCCTATCCTTCTTTCACCTCAGTAGCCCGGACTTTCTCCTGGGTTGGGACAGTGATCCAGCAAAGCGCAATGTCTTTGGCCTGATTGATGCCAATCCCGATTTAGCCAGAGCTGGAATTCGGCTGCGACAATTTGGTCAAACCATCATTGAGTTATTGGGGGCGCGGAAGATTCATGCCGCCTGGACAGTTCCCGGTGGCGTGCGATCGCCGTTATCCGAGGAAGGGCGGCAATGGATTTGCGATCGACTGCCGGAGTCCTTCGCCACCCTTCACCTGGCCTTAGACCTGTTTAAGGGGATGCTGGATGGGCCGCTGCAAGCAGAGGTGAATCTGTTTGGTGCCTTCCCTTCCTTATTTATGGGGTTAGTGGGGGCAACGGGTGAGTGGGAGCACTATGGGGGTCATCTGCGTTTTACCGATAGCCAAGGGCAGATCGTTGCCGATCATTTAAGTGAAGACGACTATCAAACCTTTCTCGGCGAAGCTGTGGAACCGTGGTCATACCTCAAATTTCCCTACTACAAACCCTGGGGCTACCCCGATGGCATTTACCGGGTCGGCCCCTTGGCGCGGCTCAATGTCTGCGATCGCATTGGTATGCCAGGGGCGGATCAGGAACTCCAAAACCTCCGCGATCGCGCCCAGGGGACACCCACCTCTTCTTTTCTCTACCATTACGCCCGCCTGATTGAGATTCTGGCCTGCTTAGAACACATTCAAGCCTTGATGGATGACCCGGATATTCTTTCCCATCGCGTGCGCGCCCACGGCGGGGTGAATCAACTGCATGCGATTGGGGTGAGCGAAGCCCCACGGGGAACCCTGTTCCATCACTACCGGGTGGATGAGGATGGTCTGATCAAAGCAGTGAACCTGATTATTGCTACGGGTCAAAATAACCTGGCGATGAACAAAACCGTTGCCCAAATTGCCAAGGAATATATTCATAACGCCAGCAATGGTCATGAAATTTCCGAGGGATTGCTGAATCGGGTTGAAGCGGGCATTCGCTGCTTTGATCCCTGTCTCTCCTGTTCCACCCATGCGGCGGGTCAGATGCCCCTGCACCTGCAATTGGTGAATGCGAAGGGCGACGTGGTCAGTGAACGCTTTGCAAATTGA
- a CDS encoding hydrogenase maturation protease, producing MTPTAVPPQILVIGYGNTLRGDDGIGYQVAEAVAAWQRPHLRSLPVHQLLPELAAAIADVDVVVFIDAAIVSHPSSPHITVESLIAARDATFRTHLITPQFLLGLSQRLYGAAPTAYLLTIPAIDFALGTTLSPLACRGKALALGICHDIFQRLNTDQKTCPLFSSQD from the coding sequence ATGACACCCACAGCCGTTCCACCCCAAATTTTAGTCATTGGCTATGGCAATACCCTCAGAGGCGATGATGGCATCGGCTATCAGGTGGCTGAAGCAGTTGCAGCATGGCAACGACCCCACCTGCGATCGCTGCCGGTACATCAACTGCTACCCGAACTAGCAGCGGCGATCGCCGATGTAGACGTGGTCGTCTTCATTGATGCCGCCATTGTCAGTCATCCCTCGTCACCCCATATCACCGTAGAATCCTTGATAGCGGCTAGGGATGCCACCTTTAGAACCCATCTAATCACTCCCCAGTTCCTGTTAGGTCTGAGCCAACGACTTTACGGTGCAGCACCCACTGCCTATTTGCTGACGATTCCCGCCATAGATTTTGCCTTGGGGACAACCTTGTCGCCCCTCGCCTGTAGAGGGAAAGCCTTGGCCTTAGGGATCTGTCACGACATTTTTCAGCGGTTGAACACCGATCAAAAAACTTGCCCCCTTTTCAGCTCTCAGGACTGA
- a CDS encoding S1 RNA-binding domain-containing protein translates to MTSKSARSRETAASFSMEDFARALEQHDYHFPTGQMVTGKVYSYESDGAYVDIGAKSLAYLPAAEVALNPNVKVTEILPLQSEQEFMIIREQDAEGQVTLSRKRMEILQVWEQLKQMQENNQTLSVRVTGLNKGGVTVATRGLRGFIPRSHLVARENLEALKGQTLTVGFLEVDSERGKLVLSQRQAARSASVSQFEVGQLIDGKVASIKPFGLFIDFEGTTGLLHINQISNQFVRSLPELFQLGQPLQAVIVDRDEAKGRIALSTKVLENYPR, encoded by the coding sequence ATGACTTCTAAATCTGCCCGCTCCCGCGAAACTGCTGCATCGTTCTCGATGGAGGATTTTGCCAGGGCACTGGAACAGCACGATTACCATTTCCCCACTGGACAGATGGTAACTGGCAAAGTCTACAGCTACGAATCCGATGGTGCCTATGTTGATATTGGTGCTAAATCTCTGGCTTATTTGCCTGCTGCTGAGGTGGCTCTGAATCCCAACGTCAAGGTCACGGAGATCCTGCCCCTGCAATCTGAGCAGGAGTTTATGATTATTCGGGAGCAAGACGCCGAGGGTCAGGTCACCCTGTCCCGGAAGCGGATGGAAATCTTGCAGGTTTGGGAGCAGTTGAAACAAATGCAAGAAAACAACCAAACCCTGTCGGTGCGGGTTACGGGGTTAAATAAGGGCGGGGTGACCGTCGCCACCCGAGGTCTGCGGGGCTTTATTCCGCGATCGCACCTGGTAGCGCGAGAAAATCTCGAAGCCCTCAAAGGCCAAACCCTGACCGTGGGGTTCCTGGAAGTAGACTCCGAACGGGGCAAACTGGTGTTATCGCAGCGACAGGCAGCACGATCTGCCAGTGTCAGTCAGTTTGAGGTGGGTCAACTGATTGACGGCAAGGTTGCCAGCATTAAGCCCTTTGGCTTGTTTATCGACTTTGAAGGCACCACGGGACTGCTCCACATTAACCAGATCAGCAATCAGTTTGTGCGATCGCTCCCGGAGTTGTTTCAGCTGGGACAACCGCTGCAAGCCGTAATTGTAGATCGGGATGAAGCCAAAGGGCGGATCGCTCTCTCGACCAAGGTGCTAGAAAATTACCCCCGGTGA
- a CDS encoding EcsC family protein encodes MLALRDLHQQLDRQTLEDILEGAVEDNLVEGSIEAIFKRAVENLIEKFSGSSVPILGIPLGVMANHSFMTAVTVAAQRVFQFRWLRDHQQLQLIRQPLPGAELVS; translated from the coding sequence CTGCTCGCACTGCGGGATCTCCACCAGCAGCTAGATCGGCAAACCCTGGAGGATATTCTGGAAGGGGCGGTGGAAGATAACTTGGTAGAAGGCAGTATTGAAGCAATTTTCAAGCGGGCCGTCGAGAACTTGATCGAAAAATTTAGTGGCAGTTCCGTACCGATTCTGGGGATTCCCTTGGGGGTGATGGCAAATCACAGCTTTATGACAGCTGTTACCGTAGCTGCCCAGCGCGTCTTTCAATTCCGCTGGCTACGAGATCATCAACAGCTGCAGCTGATTCGTCAACCGCTACCCGGTGCAGAACTTGTATCCTAG
- a CDS encoding EcsC family protein yields the protein MDTAVNAQAVLNQVTQVMASTPMDPPMVSSTPSDPVSQTVAYQVLHSSRGRMRLSIPRLKLDPTYPQSLQALLASLAGVAAVRINPAAGSVVINFQDPTLVPDDWLPQLIDIIQQATDPTASVCRLKADWFEVTGAITAYEAQQILAIDDWEAEPPEAISTAVATVLYPVKVLTDVLLPLEVLQATLRLCDQVTTRWQDDWDWLQAAAEITHHHELGQKSLEICDRLTQTITNRAITLSDLEGGTVALLETFGEMADIPLSIILALQTIHQVGLCYGYSPQTALEQEFAWRILGVSTAMTPEEKNSGAARTAGSPPAARSANPGGYSGRGGGR from the coding sequence ATGGATACAGCGGTGAATGCTCAGGCCGTTCTCAACCAGGTAACCCAAGTGATGGCATCAACCCCTATGGATCCCCCGATGGTGAGCTCCACTCCCAGTGACCCCGTTTCCCAGACCGTTGCCTACCAAGTCCTCCATAGCAGCCGGGGGCGAATGCGTTTGAGCATTCCGCGCCTGAAGTTAGATCCTACCTACCCGCAATCTTTACAAGCCCTCCTAGCATCTTTGGCAGGTGTGGCGGCGGTGCGCATCAATCCAGCGGCTGGCTCCGTTGTGATCAACTTCCAAGATCCAACCCTGGTTCCTGACGACTGGCTGCCCCAACTCATCGACATCATTCAGCAGGCGACGGATCCCACCGCCTCCGTTTGCAGGCTGAAGGCCGACTGGTTTGAAGTCACGGGGGCAATTACCGCCTACGAAGCCCAGCAAATCTTGGCTATTGATGACTGGGAAGCGGAACCGCCGGAAGCGATCTCCACGGCGGTGGCGACCGTCCTTTACCCGGTCAAGGTCTTGACCGATGTGCTGCTACCCCTTGAGGTGCTGCAAGCGACCCTGCGGTTGTGTGATCAGGTAACCACTCGCTGGCAGGATGATTGGGACTGGTTGCAAGCTGCGGCTGAAATCACCCATCATCACGAACTAGGCCAGAAATCCCTGGAGATCTGCGATCGCCTGACTCAGACCATTACGAACCGTGCCATCACCCTGTCCGATCTGGAGGGAGGCACCGTTGCTCTCCTAGAAACCTTTGGTGAGATGGCCGATATTCCGCTCTCGATTATTCTGGCGTTGCAAACCATCCACCAAGTGGGGTTATGTTATGGCTACAGTCCCCAAACTGCTTTAGAGCAGGAATTTGCCTGGCGAATTTTGGGGGTGAGCACCGCGATGACCCCCGAGGAAAAAAACTCAGGCGCTGCTCGCACTGCGGGATCTCCACCAGCAGCTAGATCGGCAAACCCTGGAGGATATTCTGGAAGGGGCGGTGGAAGATAA
- a CDS encoding dienelactone hydrolase family protein has product MEIRTSTVHIPNLDLQIEAYLAQPMAAGTYPAVIVFQEVFGVNAHIREVTERIAQEGYLAIAPAIYQRTAPGFDVGYNAADLELGRYHKDQTTAAQLLSDTTATITYLQTLPNFKPGAIACLGFCFGGHVAYLAATLPAIRATACFYGAGIATFTPGGGAPTITRTPEIQGTVYGFFGTRDPLIPVEQIDQIEAALATHQIPHQIYRYPVGHGFFCNQRPDYHPEAAADAWMQLQQLWRTAFA; this is encoded by the coding sequence ATGGAAATTCGGACAAGCACCGTTCATATCCCCAACCTGGATCTTCAGATTGAGGCGTATCTGGCTCAACCCATGGCTGCGGGAACTTATCCAGCGGTCATTGTCTTTCAGGAGGTATTTGGGGTCAATGCCCACATTCGGGAGGTGACAGAACGAATTGCCCAAGAAGGATATCTGGCGATCGCCCCGGCGATTTATCAACGCACCGCACCGGGCTTTGACGTCGGCTACAATGCCGCTGATCTGGAACTCGGTCGGTATCACAAGGATCAAACGACTGCGGCTCAATTATTGAGTGACACTACTGCCACGATTACCTATCTCCAGACCCTACCCAATTTCAAACCAGGGGCGATCGCCTGCCTGGGGTTCTGTTTTGGGGGTCATGTGGCCTACTTGGCCGCCACCCTGCCAGCCATTCGCGCCACTGCCTGCTTCTATGGAGCGGGCATCGCCACCTTTACCCCTGGGGGCGGCGCACCCACGATTACGCGCACCCCAGAGATTCAGGGAACGGTCTATGGCTTTTTTGGCACTCGCGATCCCTTAATTCCCGTAGAACAGATCGATCAAATCGAGGCCGCCCTAGCAACCCATCAGATTCCACACCAGATCTATCGGTATCCAGTGGGGCATGGATTTTTCTGTAACCAGCGACCTGATTACCATCCGGAAGCAGCAGCGGATGCCTGGATGCAGTTACAGCAGCTCTGGCGCACAGCGTTTGCTTGA
- a CDS encoding class I SAM-dependent methyltransferase: MNLLLLAIAKFTYTWLVALSRSSIHTWIKQRQKIIMINQWINIEHALDYLRRADNIPHRTEGEAVLLDHVPQTVKRILDLGTGNGRLLALLKVDRPQAQGVALDFSPTMLAEVGARFAADATVTIVDHNLDLPLPDLGTFDAVVSSFAIHHCTHPRKQALYAEIFACLQPGGIFCNLEHVASPTPKLHAHFLESIGYTPETEDPSNKLLDVETQLHWLRQMGFIEVDCYWKWLEMALLIGLKPL, encoded by the coding sequence ATGAATCTACTCCTTCTGGCGATCGCAAAATTCACTTATACCTGGCTGGTGGCATTGTCAAGATCTTCGATTCATACTTGGATTAAGCAACGCCAAAAAATCATCATGATCAACCAGTGGATTAATATTGAACACGCCCTCGATTATCTGCGGCGGGCGGACAACATTCCCCATCGCACCGAGGGAGAAGCAGTCCTCCTCGATCACGTCCCCCAAACCGTGAAGCGCATCCTTGATCTAGGAACCGGGAATGGTCGATTACTGGCGTTACTGAAAGTAGATCGTCCCCAAGCCCAGGGAGTGGCCTTAGATTTTTCGCCCACGATGCTGGCAGAAGTGGGGGCACGTTTTGCGGCGGATGCCACCGTGACCATTGTTGATCACAATCTAGACCTGCCCTTGCCAGACTTGGGAACATTTGATGCCGTGGTGTCTAGTTTTGCCATTCACCACTGCACCCATCCCCGTAAACAGGCGCTCTATGCCGAAATTTTTGCCTGCCTACAACCAGGAGGAATTTTTTGCAACCTGGAACATGTGGCATCTCCCACCCCTAAACTCCATGCTCACTTTCTCGAGAGCATTGGCTACACCCCCGAAACAGAAGACCCCTCGAACAAACTGCTGGATGTCGAAACCCAGTTGCATTGGTTACGGCAGATGGGATTTATAGAGGTTGATTGCTACTGGAAATGGCTGGAAATGGCCTTACTGATCGGACTGAAGCCTCTCTAG
- a CDS encoding chloride channel protein — protein sequence MRDISRESITYRRLLLYATIIGFGVGWVATAYYLAMELGFWLVGLVLSGAPEPNAPQVFTYGWLVTMVGGLLVALTVRWLGAPSSMNEVIDEIHRQGRVDYRQIPAMLTTSLISISCGSSVGPESPIVDISGGLGSWLGEKLKLPNEQLRILTFCGVGAGLGAFFGSPVGSALLALEFPHRKGLEYYEALVPTLVASTCGFMVFRTATGLTIGGEYLFPAYPQLHAVDFLYALCLGILGAGVAGFTVVVFRGTGYLTQGLAGSPILLNMLGGLVIGLIATVAPLTLFFGEPQIQTMINQGAKLGVGMLLLSALGKILAFSVSLNTGFRGGYVFSLFFIGAAVGEAVSLLVPAIPATVAVSCMMAAIAIALLRTPISIILIVAILSSTTLTPIITIAALTSFILTPRAACISTQQARN from the coding sequence ATGCGTGATATCAGCAGAGAGTCCATAACCTATCGTCGGTTGCTACTCTATGCCACCATTATTGGTTTTGGGGTTGGCTGGGTCGCCACCGCCTACTACTTGGCGATGGAACTAGGGTTTTGGTTGGTCGGATTGGTACTTTCCGGTGCCCCCGAACCCAATGCTCCCCAGGTGTTTACCTATGGGTGGTTGGTGACCATGGTCGGTGGGTTATTAGTGGCACTGACGGTTCGCTGGCTCGGTGCCCCGAGTTCGATGAATGAAGTGATTGATGAAATCCATCGGCAAGGGCGAGTGGATTACCGCCAAATTCCCGCGATGCTGACTACCTCTCTGATCTCAATTAGTTGTGGAAGTAGTGTGGGGCCTGAATCTCCCATTGTTGACATCAGCGGTGGCTTGGGCAGTTGGCTGGGAGAAAAGCTAAAACTACCGAACGAACAGCTGCGGATCTTGACCTTTTGTGGCGTCGGTGCGGGGTTAGGTGCCTTTTTCGGCTCCCCCGTTGGCAGTGCGCTCTTGGCGTTGGAGTTTCCCCACCGCAAGGGTTTGGAATATTACGAAGCGCTGGTTCCTACCCTGGTGGCCTCTACCTGCGGATTTATGGTTTTTCGCACCGCTACAGGTCTGACCATTGGCGGGGAGTATCTATTTCCCGCCTATCCCCAACTCCATGCGGTTGATTTTCTCTATGCCCTCTGTCTCGGCATCCTAGGCGCTGGGGTTGCGGGGTTCACCGTGGTGGTGTTTCGGGGCACGGGGTATCTAACTCAGGGACTTGCTGGCTCTCCGATCCTGCTGAATATGCTGGGAGGACTGGTAATTGGATTGATTGCCACGGTTGCTCCCCTGACGCTGTTCTTTGGTGAACCACAGATTCAAACCATGATTAATCAGGGTGCCAAGTTAGGGGTAGGAATGTTGTTGCTATCAGCCCTGGGGAAAATCCTTGCCTTTAGTGTCAGTCTCAATACGGGGTTTCGTGGTGGCTATGTGTTTAGTTTGTTCTTCATTGGGGCCGCGGTTGGCGAAGCCGTGAGTCTGCTGGTTCCGGCAATTCCGGCTACGGTTGCGGTTTCCTGCATGATGGCCGCGATCGCCATTGCCCTGCTGAGAACCCCGATCAGTATCATCTTAATTGTGGCGATTCTTTCCAGTACCACCCTGACTCCGATTATTACCATTGCAGCGTTGACAAGTTTTATCTTGACCCCTCGAGCTGCTTGCATCTCTACCCAACAGGCACGAAATTGA